A stretch of Komagataella phaffii GS115 chromosome 2, complete sequence DNA encodes these proteins:
- a CDS encoding Transaldolase, enzyme in the non-oxidative pentose phosphate pathway, which yields MESNPINSLSQLKAAGTVVVTDTGEFETISKFRPQDATTNPSLILAAANKPEYADLIDTAVQYALKNAYGTENQTQLAVDRLLVEFGKKIMDIIPGRVSTEVDARLSFDKKATIKKALEIIDLYEEQGVDRDRVLIKIAATWEGIQAALELEQVYDIHCNLTLIFSFVQAVACAEAQVTLISPFVGRILDWYKAKTGKQYEGAADPGVISVVRIFKYFKAYGYKTIVMGASFRNVSEIKALAGCDYLTIAPTLLDQLQSSTDAVPKVLDPATSAAEEQEPFVSFVSNETAFRFELNEDQMATEKLSEGVRKFSADCNTLFDLLREKVKVAQEEVNNISNGVPSLFRRVLSKL from the coding sequence ATGGAATCCAATCCTATCAACTCTTTATCTCAACTAAAAGCTGCTGGAACAGTTGTTGTCACAGATACTGGTGAATTTGAGACTATTTCCAAGTTTCGGCCTCAAGATGCCACCACAAATCCATCTTTGATCCTCGCAGCTGCTAATAAACCAGAATACGCAGACCTGATTGATACCGCAGTACAATACGCTTTAAAGAATGCCTATGGAACTGAAAATCAAACGCAATTAGCTGTGGATAGGCTCCTGGTCGAGTTTGGTAAGAAAATAATGGATATAATACCAGGACGAGTCTCCACTGAAGTTGACGCCAGATTATCCTTTGACAAAAAAGCAACTATAAAAAAGGCTCTTGAAATAATAGACCTCTATGAGGAGCAGGGTGTTGACAGAGATCGTGTTTTGATTAAGATTGCTGCTACCTGGGAGGGAATACAAGCAGCCCTGGAGTTGGAGCAGGTCTACGATATACACTGCAACTTGACActaattttttcttttgttcaAGCTGTTGCGTGTGCTGAAGCGCAGGTAACACTTATCTCTCCTTTTGTTGGACGTATTCTTGACTGGTACAAGGCAAAAACAGGTAAGCAATATGAAGGTGCTGCTGACCCTGGAGTTATTTCTGTTGTTCGTATattcaagtatttcaagGCATACGGATACAAAACTATAGTCATGGGAGCTTCTTTCCGAAATGTCAGCGAAATAAAAGCTCTAGCTGGATGCGATTATCTAACAATTGCACCAACTTTGTTGGATCAATTACAAAGCTCCACAGATGCTGTCCCTAAAGTCCTTGACCCTGCAACCTCAGCGGCTGAGGAGCAGGAGCCTTTTGTGTCGTTTGTATCCAACGAAACTGCTTTCCGTTTTGAACTCAACGAGGATCAAATGGCCACAGAAAAGTTGTCTGAGGGGGTTCGAAAGTTTTCAGCTGACTGCAATACCCtgtttgatcttttgagaGAAAAAGTAAAAGTCGCTCAAGAGGAGGTGAATAATATCTCCAATGGCGTGCCATCACTTTTCCGTCGTGTTTTATCCAAGTTGTAA
- a CDS encoding Transaldolase, enzyme in the non-oxidative pentose phosphate pathway — MSNSLEQLKAAGTVVVTDTGEFESIAKYTPQDATTNPSLILAASNKAEYAKLIDIAVDYAKKQGGSVEEQANIALDRLLIEFGKEILKIVPGRVSTEVDARLSFDKEATIKKALEIIELYKSVGVEKDRILIKIASTWEGIQAARELEAKYGIHCNLTLLFSFVQAVACAEAKVTLISPFVGRILDWYKASTGKDYKGDEDPGVQSVKAIFNYYKKFGYDTIVMGASFRNTGEIKALAGCDFLTIAPKLLEELLNSKEPVPQKLDASAASSLDIERVSYIDDEAAFRFGLNEDAMSTEKLSEGIRKFSADCVTLLNLLKEKVQA, encoded by the coding sequence ATGTCTAACTCTTTGGAACAATTAAAAGCTGCAGGAACTGTTGTTGTTACTGACACTGGTGAATTTGAATCCATTGCTAAGTACACTCCTCAGGACGCTACCACAAACCCTTCATTGATCCTTGCAGCCTCTAACAAGGCCGAGTATGCCAAGTTGATTGATATTGCTGTTGACTACGCAAAGAAGCAAGGTGGATCTGTTGAAGAGCAAGCAAACATTGCCCTAGACCGTCTCTTGATCGAGTTTGGTAAGGAGATTCTAAAGATTGTTCCAGGCCGTGTATCCACTGAGGTTGATGCTCGTCTGTCTTTTGACAAGGAGGCCACTATCAAGAAGGCTTTGGAGATCATTGAGTTGTACAAGTCTGTAGGCGTTGAGAAGGACCGtattttgatcaaaatcGCCTCAACCTGGGAGGGAATTCAAGCCGCCCGTGAGTTGGAGGCCAAGTACGGAATCCACTGTAACTTGACTTTACTCTTCTCTTTTGTGCAGGCCGTTGCTTGTGCTGAGGCAAAAGTCACCTTAATTTCTCCATTCGTGGGCCGTATTTTGGACTGGTACAAGGCTTCAACGGGTAAGGATTACAAAGGTGATGAGGACCCAGGTGTTCAATCTGTGAAGGCAATCTTCAATTACTACAAGAAGTTCGGTTACGACACCATTGTTATGGGAGCTTCTTTCAGAAACACTGGTGAGATCAAGGCTCTAGCTGGTTGTGATTTCCTGACCATTGCTCCTAAGTTGTTGGAAGAGCTGTTGAACTCCAAGGAACCTGTTCCTCAAAAGTTGGACGCATCTGCTGCTTCATCCTTGGACATTGAACGTGTTTCTTacattgatgatgaggCTGCCTTCAGATTCGGCTTGAATGAAGATGCCATGTCCACTGAGAAGTTGTCCGAAGGTATCCGTAAGTTTTCGGCCGACTGTGTGACTCTactgaatttgttgaaggagAAGGTCCAGGCTTAA
- a CDS encoding Protein with similarity to mammalian electron transfer flavoprotein complex subunit ETF-alpha translates to MLLTRGVGLATRTLRRLGSTLAFVEGQGGNITVASLAGLTAASQIGNTISVLVAGSNANSIASQLPKDVVSKVFIAEDPFFDHNAAELITPLVSQVFRDHNFTHFVTPASTVGKNILPRLAAVLDRQPISEITAVKDASTFVRPIYAGNALQTVQTTEPQVLVSVRGTSFEPVKLEGSAAPPVESVTLKEVPGSIAEFVNEQLLTSDKPDLGSATRVVSGGRGLKSKENFDSLLNPLADKLGAAIGASRAAVDLGFVDNSLQVGQTGKVVAPELYIAVGLSGAIQHLAGMKDSKTIVAINKDEDAPIFSVADIGLVGDIFEVVPELTEKL, encoded by the coding sequence ATGCTTCTTACTCGAGGAGTTGGTCTTGCTACCCGAACTTTAAGACGACTTGGTTCTACGTTGGCATTTGTAGAAGGCCAAGGTGGTAACATCACAGTGGCCTCTTTGGCAGGTCTCACTGCCGCTAGTCAAATTGGAAATACCATCAGTGTGCTGGTGGCAGGTTCAAACGCCAATTCTATTGCCTCACAACTCCCAAAGGATGTGGTTAGTAAAGTATTCATTGCAGAAGACCCTTTTTTTGATCATAATGCTGCCGAGCTGATAACCCCATTGGTGAGTCAAGTGTTCCGGGATCATAATTTCACCCATTTCGTTACCCCTGCCTCGACAGTTGGTAAAAACATTCTTCCCCGGTTGGCTGCTGTCCTTGATAGACAACCAATCAGTGAAATCACAGCAGTGAAAGACGCATCCACATTTGTTCGCCCCATATATGCTGGTAATGCCTTACAAACAGTGCAAACGACTGAACCTCAGGTATTGGTTTCAGTGCGAGGGACCTCATTTGAGCCTGTGAAATTGGAAGGAAGTGCAGCTCCACCAGTAGAGTCGGTTACCCTCAAAGAAGTTCCTGGCTCAATTGCTGAATTTGTGAATGAGCAGCTTTTGACATCTGACAAACCTGATTTGGGATCTGCCACTCGTGTGGTGTCTGGAGGACGTGGTCTCaagtccaaagaaaactttgactCCTTATTGAACCCTCTGGCAGATAAGCTCGGTGCTGCTATTGGGGCCTCCCGTGCTGCTGTCGATCTAGGATTTGTGGACAACTCCTTGCAAGTAGGTCAAACAGGGAAGGTAGTAGCCCCTGAACTTTATATTGCTGTTGGCCTGTCAGGTGCTATTCAGCACCTCGCTGGAATGAAAGACTCCAAGACCATTGTGGCCATCaacaaagatgaagacgcTCCTATTTTCAGTGTTGCCGATATTGGTTTAGTTGGTgatatctttgaagttgttcCGGAGTTGACTGAAAAGTTGTAG
- a CDS encoding Putative kinase: MIRVDYRLLRDKILQTLKASGKHRILVILVGPPGSGKSTIAERLRDDLNSKHQVLPERPTNAGEPESKISTLPSRNCHYVTDEIVDNLPTSSSVRECSGQNYRNSAGMNGCYKDVDADNNVVISNKSRNLSTIKILASPVSGGKFSQVVPMDGFHLPLDVLPSELLPTRGSPETFDVRLLVKLIELLIETCKTTTADFVPNISVPSFDHAVKDPVPDSILLSQQTRVIIIEGLYLQCKFGEWSKINQLIEKNKLKNGLRILSWQVGIDPIEARQRVARRHLKNGLVSTIQEGLDKYDFNDRINRDFITLHQVPTDLIIDNSDREIGK, from the coding sequence ATGATTCGGGTAGATTACCGTCTACTGAGAGATAAAATTCTGCAAACACTGAAGGCCAGTGGGAAACATAGGATACTGGTTATACTAGTAGGACCCCCTGGCTCAGGTAAGTCTACAATTGCTGAACGATTACGGGATGATTTAAACAGCAAGCACCAAGTACTTCCAGAGCGGCCAACGAATGCTGGCGAGCCAGAGTCgaaaatttcaacattgCCGAGTAGGAATTGTCACTATGTTACTGATGAAATAGTGGATAATCTTCCCACTAGTTCCTCCGTTCGAGAATGCTCTGGTCAGAACTACCGGAATTCAGCAGGCATGAATGGTTGTTACAAAGATGTTGACGCCGATAACAACGTTGTTATTTCAAATAAGAGTAGAAATCTGTCTACTATCAAAATATTAGCCTCGCCTGTTTCAGGTGGAAAGTTTTCGCAAGTTGTTCCTATGGATGGATTCCATCTTCCTCTAGATGTTCTGCCCTCGGAATTGTTGCCAACCCGAGGTTCCCCAGAAACATTTGATGTTCGACTGCTGGTGAAACTGATAGAACTGCTGATAGAAACCTGCAAAACGACCACAGCAGACTTTGTTCCCAATATATCAGTTCCTAGTTTTGACCATGCAGTAAAAGATCCAGTTCCTGACAGTATTCTACTTTCTCAACAAACTAGAGTGATTATTATTGAAGGGCTTTATCTTCAATGCAAATTTGGAGAATGGTCTAAGATTAATCAGTTGATAGAAAAGAACAAGTTAAAGAATGGACTGAGAATTTTGTCGTGGCAGGTAGGGATTGATCCAATTGAGGCTCGCCAGCGTGTAGCACGAAGgcatttgaagaatggtTTAGTATCCACTATACAAGAAGGGCTAGACAAGTACGATTTTAATGACAGGATTAATAGGGATTTTATTACACTACATCAGGTTCCCACAGATTTGATTATAGATAATTCTGATAGGGAAATAGGAAAATGA
- a CDS encoding Protein kinase involved in the response to oxidative and osmotic stress, with protein MTLFDNLKQLIRPHDSEKDRRRKSRVQPKGQSNKDNAAASEPTSPVEPDSNSPDPVIIVEDTDADKEQADPSTPSIDQSKYYDLPRCYELVQLIGRGAFSNVYQAIDGRYPVENKRRDVAIKIIDKSQMTKQKLNNVLKEISIMKRLNHPNVTRLYEYINNEDSSYCYLVLELVRGGEIFNQIIKYTYLSEDVSRHIITQLAQAVNYLHQEIGIIHRDLKPENLLFEPIPYSQRSPEEVRAHKRESDDAKKVDEGKFTEGLGGAEIGLIKVCDFGLSKYLLTGSSKTKTPCGTIGYTAPEIIRDEFYSYKIDIWAIGCILYTCLCGFPPFYDNDPVVLSKKISENDYCFLSPWWDEISNEAKDLVSNLLTLDPETRFSLDELLSHPWITKNGTLTSTKTTSHIDHEHDPSAINKAYVYKLLNNSGPLAIPNLNDDYLSSHLDHPDYEGRPQSPRMDVIRKVFDGSLRSPLMTGKNTNTINEAEENLDTIVLDQLKPKDRLSLSISTEDDDDDDDVDDDDDDDDDDDDDYGEGYDDDDDEEEENEEEKEEEKEDNNEEGDNVNGSHANTQSSKLETWHSQGEHQLSSNVSSVEVHSIMEDNHKQRSRGSSMISFDDSIVHSHHVRNEFPRTPIPEDVESSPVSSKPRSASYPSKPLEDEGLYISENKDFDLNLNLSNLILRRKSKSSSTVNQSSKY; from the coding sequence ATGACACTTTTTGATAACCTCAAACAGTTGATACGACCACACGATTCGGAGAAAGATCGGCGAAGGAAGTCCCGAGTTCAACCCAAGGGCCAATCCAATAAGGACAATGCAGCAGCATCGGAACCTACATCTCCCGTGGAGCCAGATTCTAACAGTCCGGACCCAGTAATAATAGTAGAAGATACAGACGCCGATAAGGAGCAGGCAGATCCAAGTACTCCATCCATTGACCAATCCAAATATTATGATCTCCCGCGCTGTTATGAATTAGTCCAATTGATTGGCCGCGGTGCCTTCTCCAATGTTTATCAAGCTATAGACGGAAGATATCCTGTAGAAAATAAGCGTCGTGATGTTGCGATCAAGATTATTGACAAGTCACAGATGACTAAACAAAAACTGAACaatgttttgaaagaaatctCTATTATGAAGAGGTTAAACCACCCTAACGTGACAAGACTATACGAATATATCAATAATGAAGACAGTAGTTACTGTTACTTAGTATTGGAATTGGTCAGAGGAGGTGAAATCTTCAATCAGATCATCAAGTATACTTATCTTTCAGAGGATGTATCACGACACATTATAACCCAATTGGCTCAAGCGGTAAACTATTTACACCAAGAAATTGGGATTATACATCGAGACTTGAAGCCCGAAAATTTACTTTTTGAACCGATTCCATATAGTCAGAGATCGCCAGAGGAAGTAAGAGCCCATAAACGAGAGTCTGATGACGCTAAGAAAGTGGACGAAGGGAAGTTCACTGAGGGCTTAGGTGGAGCTGAAATAGGACTTATTAAAGTGTGCGATTTTGGCCTCTCTAAGTACTTGCTAACCGGATCTAGCAAAACCAAAACTCCCTGCGGCACGATTGGGTATACTGCTCCGGAAATCATACGTGATGAGTTCTACTCATATAAAATAGACATCTGGGCTATTGGCTGCATCCTTTATACATGTTTGTGCGGTTTTCCACCATTTTATGATAACGATCCAGTAGtcctttccaaaaagattAGTGAGAATGACTATTGCTTTCTCAGTCCCTGGTGGGATGAAATTTCTAATGAAGCAAAGGACCTAGTTTCCAATTTGTTAACCTTAGACCCAGAAACAAGATTCTCTTTGGATGAGTTGCTTTCCCACCCTTGGATTACCAAGAATGGCACTTTGACTTCAACTAAAACAACTTCACACATTGACCATGAACATGACCCATCGGCCATAAATAAGGCATACGTCTACAAGTTACTCAACAATAGCGGTCCATTGGCTATCCCAAACTTGAATGACGATTATCTTAGTTCTCACCTTGATCACCCAGACTACGAGGGTCGACCTCAATCACCACGTATGGACGTTATACGAAAGGTATTTGATGGGTCATTAAGATCCCCTTTAATGACAGGTAAGAATACCAATACTATCAATGAGGCTGAAGAAAACCTGGACACCATAGTATTGGATCAATTAAAACCCAAAGATAGATTGTCCTTGTCAATCTCCACcgaagatgacgatgatgatgatgatgttgatgatgatgatgatgatgatgatgatgatgacgatgactACGGTGAAGGCtatgacgatgatgatgacgaggaagaggagaatgaggaggagaaggaagaggagaaggaagataATAATGAGGAGGGCGACAATGTTAATGGTAGCCATGCAAACACCCAGAGctccaaattggaaacttGGCATTCTCAAGGAGAGCACCAACTGAGCTCCAATGTATCCTCTGTGGAGGTACATTCCATTATGGAAGATAACCACAAACAGAGATCTAGAGGTAGCTCCATGATTTCGTTCGACGATAGCATCGTACATTCTCATCATGTTCGTAATGAATTTCCACGAACACCTATCCCAGAGGATGTTGAGTCCAGCCCTGTTTCATCTAAACCCAGGTCAGCATCATATCCTTCTAAGCccttggaagatgaaggTCTGTACATCAGCGAAAACAAAGACTTCGACctaaacttgaatctttcaaaccTAATTCTACGAAGAAAGAGCAAGTCATCATCTACGGTCAACCAATCTTCTAAATACTGA
- a CDS encoding Phosphatidylinositol:ceramide phosphoinositol transferase (IPC synthase), with translation MNPIKAVVVLFDRYFYSEKQSECSDLDLRVKPDWKQLRTRIRTMPTCDICHYAFLLSVMMISIIVSPVHILFKLVVIIGLATIFIVPLTSQFFWSALPILTWVGLFFNMPFIPVWIKPAITVQSLPALETILYGDNLSDILAASPNAFLDLLAWLPYGIIHFAFPFILAALLFVFGPPRCLRAYAFAFGYMNLIGVITQLLFPAAPPWYRLLHNLEPANYSMNGSPGGLGRIDQLFGFDMYTTTFSKTSPIIFGAFPSLHSGSAVMEALFFSYLFPRLSWVACAYVSWLWWSTMYLSHHYFIDLTGGAVLSLTIFTYTKYRHLPMRSLKCWCRWSYTSIEKFDAYSSNPLRGKTSADVVIELDESFSSSSSSTNLNWV, from the coding sequence ATGAATCCTATTAAGGCTGTTGTGGTTCTCTTTGACCGTTACTTCTACAGTGAAAAACAGAGTGAATGCAGTGATCTGGACTTGCGTGTCAAACCCGACTGGAAACAGTTGCGGACAAGGATCAGAACTATGCCTACGTGTGACATATGTCATTATGCCTTTCTTTTGTCTGTTATGATGATATCCATAATAGTTTCTCCCGTGCACATATTATTCAAGCTAGTGGTCATAATAGGACTTGCCACTATCTTCATTGTCCCTCTGACGTCGCAGTTCTTTTGGTCGGCTCTCCCTATACTCACTTGGGTGGGCCTGTTTTTCAACATGCCATTTATTCCTGTTTGGATCAAACCTGCCATTACTGTTCAGTCATTACCTGCACTAGAGACAATACTTTATGGAGATAATCTTAGTGATATCTTGGCAGCTTCACCCAATGCTTTTCTGGATCTGTTGGCCTGGCTTCCATATGGTATTATTCACTTCGCTTTCCCGTTCATCCTGGCTGCATTGttgtttgtttttggtCCACCCCGCTGTCTAAGGGCCTATGCATTTGCTTTTGGTTACATGAACCTGATCGGTGTCATTACTCAACTACTGTTCCCTGCTGCTCCACCGTGGTACAGATTACTTCACAACCTTGAACCCGCTAATTACTCAATGAACGGATCACCCGGAGGGCTAGGACGTATTGATCAATTGTTTGGTTTTGACATGTACACAACGACCTTTTCCAAGACGTCACCGATCATTTTTGGAGCTTTTCCCTCCTTACATTCAGGCTCTGCAGTCATGGAAGCTCTGTTTTTCAGTTACTTATTCCCTCGACTGTCTTGGGTAGCGTGTGCGTATGTTTCATGGCTGTGGTGGTCCACCATGTACCTTTCACACCATTACTTTATTGATCTTACAGGAGGCGCTGTCCTCTCGTTGACCATATTCACATATACCAAGTACCGTCATTTACCGATGCGCAGCCTAAAGTGCTGGTGCCGATGGTCATACACCTCTATCGAGAAGTTTGATGCTTACTCTTCGAATCCATTGCGAGGGAAAACATCTGCTGACGTCGTCATTGAGCTTGACgaatctttttcatcatcgtcatcttctACTAATCTTAATTGGGTTTAA
- a CDS encoding Adenylosuccinate lyase, catalyzes two steps in the 'de novo' purine nucleotide biosynthetic pathway: MSNDKYATPLSSRYASDEMSKIFSLRHRFSTWRKLWLTLAKAEKEVGLEMITDEAIAEMEKHLEITDEEIEDAKKEEAIVRHDVMAHVHTFGKTCPAAAGIIHLGATSCYVTDNADLIFLRDAYDILIPKLVNVIDRLSKFALEYKDLPVLGWTHFQPAQLTTVGKRSTLWLQELLWDLRNMQRARDDIGLRGAKGTTGTQASFLSLFHGNHDKVDELDEKIVELLGFDHAYPCTGQTYSRKIDIDAVAPLSSLGATAHKMATDIRLLANLKEIEEPFEKSQIGSSAMAYKRNPMRSERVCSLARHLGSLYQDVFQTSAVQWFERTLDDSAIRRISLPSAFLTADILLSTLLNITSGLVVYPKVIERRIKSELPFMATENIIMAMVENGGSRQDCHEEIRVLSHQAAAVVKEQGGDNDLIERIKNTEYFKPIWDDLEKLLDPSTFVGRAPQQTEKFVKVTVAEALKPYQSYINDEAVKLSV; this comes from the coding sequence ATGTCTAACGATAAATACGCTACCCCACTGTCTTCCAGATACGCCTCGGATGAGATGTCTAAAATCTTCTCTTTACGTCACCGTTTTTCCACCTGGAGAAAATTGTGGTTGACTCTGGCCAAAGCTGAAAAGGAGGTTGGTCTTGAAATGATCACTGATGAGGCCATCGCCGAGATGGAGAAACATTTGGAGATCACTGACgaggaaattgaagatgcaaagaaggaagaggCTATTGTTCGTCATGATGTCATGGCCCACGTTCACACTTTCGGTAAGACGTGCCCTGCAGCTGCTGGAATTATTCACTTGGGAGCCACTTCATGTTATGTCACTGACAACGCAGATCTGATCTTTTTGCGTGATGCTTACGACATACTGATCCCCAAGTTGGTTAATGTGATTGACCGTTTATCCAAATTTGCACTTGAATACAAGGATCTGCCTGTTCTCGGTTGGACTCACTTTCAACCAGCTCAATTAACCACCGTGGGGAAACGTTCTACTCTTTGGTTGCAGGAGTTATTGTGGGATTTGCGTAACATGCAACGTGCCAGAGACGACATTGGTTTGCGTGGTGCTAAGGGAACCACTGGAACTCAAGCCTCCTTCTTATCCCTTTTCCATGGTAACCATGATAAGGTCGACGAGTTGGATGAAAAAATCGTGGAGTTGCTCGGATTTGACCATGCTTATCCTTGTACTGGTCAAACATATTCCCGAAAGATTGATATTGATGCAGTTGCTCCATTATCATCTTTGGGTGCCACTGCCCACAAAATGGCTACTGATATCCGTTTGTTagcaaacttgaaagaaattgaggaaCCGTTCGAAAAGTCACAGATTGGTTCTTCTGCTATGGCTTACAAGCGAAACCCAATGAGATCCGAGCGCGTCTGCTCTTTGGCTAGGCACTTGGGATCTCTGTACCAGGATGTTTTTCAAACCTCTGCTGTGCAATGGTTTGAGAGAACTTTGGACGATTCGGCCATTCGTCGTATCTCGCTTCCTTCAGCTTTCTTGACCGCTGACATTCTACTGTCAACACTGTTGAACATTACATCTGGTTTGGTGGTTTACCCTAAAGTGATTGAGCGCAGAATCAAGTCAGAGCTCCCATTCATGGCAACTGAGAACATCATTATGGCCATGGTCGAGAACGGTGGCTCCCGTCAAGATTGTCACGAAGAAATTCGTGTCTTGTCTCACCAAGCTGCTGCTGTAGTTAAAGAACAGGGTGGTGACAACGATCTGATCGAACGTATTAAGAATACCGAATATTTCAAACCGATCTGGGATGATCTTGAGAAACTGTTGGATCCATCGACCTTTGTTGGTCGTGCTCCTCagcaaactgaaaaattcgTTAAGGTAACTGTTGCTGAAGCCCTAAAGCCTTACCAAAGTTATATCAACGATGAAGCTGTCAAGTTGAGTGTGTAA
- a CDS encoding Subunit of the ARP2/3 complex: MSALNLSKNPIYDHCFSQDRKTVAITKENDVLLFDVSGAKPSLITTLTHHDKPVTAVDISSDGKIVTCSQDRNALVWEPSGDGKTYKPTLVLLRINRAATCARWAPNGKKFAVGSSDRVVAICYYEAENDWWISKHLKKPLRSTILSVDWHPNNVLLACGSADGHVRVFSTYIKSVDSKPDPSVWGERLPFQTLCADYISNSGGSWIHDVSFSPGAEFLAFVSHDGNVNIVYPSPPVGSEPGVPAAYFEVRTRHLPFKSLTFINDNKLVAGGFDAHPVVFEGSEQGWQLTKSIDDPTEAKKHVQEEQSAIDLFKSMDLKGKSGSKFSESLPTIHQNSITKVKLYSPNSISTSGNDGKVVVFKV; encoded by the coding sequence ATGTCTGCgttgaatctttccaagaatcCGATATACGACCATTGCTTTTCTCAAGATAGAAAAACTGTCGCcatcaccaaagaaaatgatgTTTTGTTGTTCGATGTTTCCGGTGCTAAGCCATCTCTCATCACTACCTTAACACACCATGACAAACCAGTTACTGCGGTAGACATCTCCTCTGACGGAAAGATTGTTACATGCTCTCAGGATAGAAACGCCCTTGTATGGGAGCCTTCCGGTGATGGAAAGACATATAAACCGACTTTGGTATTGTTGCGAATTAACAGAGCCGCTACGTGTGCAAGATGGGCCCCCAACGGGAAAAAGTTTGCAGTAGGATCAAGTGATAGAGTGGTTGCTATATGCTACTATGAGGCAGAAAATGATTGGTGGATTTCAAAGCATCTAAAGAAACCTTTGCGTTCCACCATCTTATCCGTAGATTGGCACCCAAATAATGTTCTTTTGGCCTGTGGCTCTGCTGATGGACACGTAAGAGTGTTTTCTACATACATCAAATCTGTGGATTCGAAGCCTGACCCCTCGGTGTGGGGTGAACGCCTACCCTTTCAAACATTATGTGCCGATTATATCAGTAACTCTGGGGGTAGTTGGATTCATGACGTCTCCTTTTCACCAGGCGCTGAGTTTTTGGCATTTGTGTCACATGATGGGAACGTGAATATTGTTTATCCTTCTCCTCCTGTCGGCTCTGAACCTGGCGTGCCTGCTGCCTATTTTGAAGTCAGAACCCGTCATTTACCATTCAAATCGCTCACGTTCATCAATGACAATAAACTGGTGGCTGGTGGATTTGATGCCCACCCAGTAGTATTTGAGGGTTCTGAGCAAGGCTGGCAGCTCACCAAGTCCATTGATGATCCAACGgaagcaaagaaacatGTCCAGGAGGAGCAGTCTGccattgatcttttcaaatcaatgGATTTGAAGGGTAAATCAGGTTCTAAGTTTTCGGAGTCTCTTCCTACCATTCACCAAAATTCAATCACCAAAGTAAAACTCTACAGTCCAAACTCAATATCCACCTCAGGCAATGATGGTAAAGTTGTTGTCTTCAAAGTTTAG
- a CDS encoding 40S ribosomal protein S25 translates to MPPKIQQSKAAKAAAAMAGSKKSKKKWSKGKVKDKAQHAVILEQDKYDRIMKEVPTYRYVSVSVLVDRLKIGGSMARVALRQLENDGVIKPVLLHSKQQIYTRATASE, encoded by the coding sequence ATGCCACCAAAGATTCAACAATCCAAGGCAGCCAAGGCCGCTGCCGCCATGGCCGGTAGTAAGAAGTCTAAGAAGAAGTGGTCCAAGGGAAAGGTTAAGGACAAGGCTCAACATGCTGTCATCCTGGAACAGGACAAGTACGACAGAATCATGAAGGAGGTTCCAACTTACAGATACGTTTCCGTCTCCGTTTTGGTCGACAGACTAAAGATCGGTGGTTCTATGGCTCGTGTTGCTCTGAGACAATTGGAGAACGACGGTGTCATCAAGCCAGTTCTGTTGCACTCTAAGCAACAGATCTACACTAGAGCTACTGCTTCCGAGTAA